The Chelonoidis abingdonii isolate Lonesome George chromosome 21, CheloAbing_2.0, whole genome shotgun sequence genome contains a region encoding:
- the RPRML gene encoding reprimo-like protein yields the protein MNGTFFNQTIMEQGVYSNRTQDLGTLMGCCNGTSSVVASDGGSSILLPDERSLYITRVVQIAVLCILSLTVVFGIFFLGCNLLIKSESMINFLVKDRRPSKDVGSAIMGLY from the coding sequence ATGAACGGGACCTTTTTCAACCAGACTATCATGGAGCAAGGAGTTTATTCCAACAGGACCCAGGACCTGGGCACTTTGATGGGTTGTTGCAACGGCACCAGCTCGGTGGTGGCCAGTGATGGCGGGTCGTCCATCCTGCTGCCCGACGAGAGGAGCCTCTACATTACGCGGGTGGTCCagattgctgtgctctgcatCCTCTCCTTGACTGTGGTGTTTGGGATCTTCTTTTTGGGCTGCAACTTGCTCATCAAGTCGGAGAGCATGATTAACTTTTTGGTCAAGGACCGCAGACCGTCGAAGGACGTAGGATCTGCCATCATGGGGCTGTACTGA